One Danio aesculapii chromosome 13, fDanAes4.1, whole genome shotgun sequence DNA window includes the following coding sequences:
- the wdr89 gene encoding WD repeat-containing protein 89, with amino-acid sequence MDALMDTFRTLAIARRLQPIEATYILDVSLAASDVLAMCCSNHSVHLHNRETLRQVGQFQGHTAPVCGVRFSHLSPHLLFSGSADGTLRSWDIRRPASDSVQVFRSDSTHTYCSFDVSCSDRVLCAGTEQVEEDSFLVFWDARMVQDGGPLGVYSESHSDDVTAVKFHPQQADRLASGGTDGLVNVFDLSLGGEDDALVTTCNCNSSASSLCWTGKDLDRLLCLTHDEGLHLWDVARPDSNDTLILLSSADARTLVQLPDGASLEYFIGGTWLSDEERTLLVGGSNQGELHLLDCSGSGLRLIQSLKGGHLATVRCFQWDVVGRSLVTGGEDGQLLQWKAGAEELSVGKKESLKSISSMQLKTKAHRKQATKTDRTKTA; translated from the exons ATGGATGCTCTCATGGACACCTTCAGGACCCTCGCCATCGCCAGAAGACTGCAGCCCATTGAGGCCACATATATTCTGGACGTTTCTCTTGCAGCGTCAGATGTTCTGGCCATGTGCTGCTCCAATCACTCAGTGCATCTCCACAACAGAGAGACGCTCCGTCAGGTGGGTCAGTTTCAGGGCCACACGGCTCCTGTCTGTGGGGTCCGTTTCTCTCATCTGTCCCCTCACCTGCTGTTCTCTGGCTCTGCCGATGGGACGCTGCGGTCTTGGGACATCCGACGGCCTGCTTCTGACTCTGTTCAGGTTTTCCGCAGTGATTCGACACATACGTACTGCTCGTTTGATGTGAGCTGTAGTGATCGTGTGCTGTGCGCTGGCACCGAGCAGGTGGAGGAGGACAGTTTTTTAGTCTTCTGGGATGCCCGTATGGTACAGGATGGAGGCCCGCTGGGCGTTTATTCGGAGTCACACAGTGATGATGTCACTGCGGTGAAGTTTCACCCTCAGCAGGCTGACCGGTTGGCTTCTGGAGGCACAGATGGGCTGGTGAATGTGTTTGATCTGAGTCTCGGAGGAGAGGACGATGCTCTTGTCACCACCTGCAACTGCAACTCCTCTGCAAGCTCCCTCTGCTGGACGG GCAAAGATCTGGACCGGCTGCTTTGTCTGACTCATGATGAGGGGCTTCACCTCTGGGACGTTGCCCGTCCAGACAGCAACGACACTTTGATCCTTCTGAGTTCTGCTGACGCTCGAACACTTGTCCAGCTCCCCGACGGAGCTTCACTCGAGTACTTTATTGGCGGTACATGGCTATCAGATGAAGAGCGGACTCTTTTAGTGGGTGGAAGTAATCAAGGAGAGCTTCACCTCCTGGATTGCAGTGGGAGTGGCTTAAGGCTTATTCAATCCCTGAAAGGCGGGCATTTGGCTACAGTGAGATGCTTCCAGTGGGATGTGGTTGGTCGATCTCTGGTGACGGGCGGAGAGGATGGCCAGTTGTTGCAGTGGAAGGCGGGAGCAGAGGAACTCAGTGTGGGGAAAAAAGAATCTCTTAAAAGCATCTCCTCAATGCAGCTCAAAACCAAAGCTCACAGAAAACAAGCTACAAAGACAGACCGGACAAAAACAGCATGA